A DNA window from Haloactinospora alba contains the following coding sequences:
- a CDS encoding SpoIIE family protein phosphatase: protein MPSLGTLDSALLEVLLKEAPLGFAFFDTQYRFQRVNRTLAAVYGKSAADCQGRTPAEVLECAGDVAEHERALAAVLAGEPTVYSDQRILSAPRSGNHDAQPWAMSWFPAHQQDGGIAGVVLITLDLSDEQAVEAALRRGEERYRSLLRATNQIVWSARPDGNIAEDCPEWRAITGQSVEQYLGQGWLETIHPDDRQRVEHLWQEAVADSTGFDTTFRVRSQSGDFRNFRSRAVPIMRGGAVIEWVGANIDVTTQHEADDMRQRLTQQLGEAALRTVRLQKATSDLAEALTVDQVVRAIAEIGWTAVGADRTAVAQLDRERLRLRVLSQREDDVPGDQPEEAGLEYPGTMSQAARERKPFIAGNPLELRALLHDAPSVTEFLAGTDEQAWVALPLVSAGLPIGALRFAFTSQREISEEERVFLEALAGQCALALERATLFEREHRTAEALQKSLLPEELPEVKGVRMQSSYSPGTQHVQVGGDWYDAFPLPDGRVAGVLGDVMGKGIKAATGMSRVRNALRALAFSMPEPAEVMTGLDRMFDATEEVDQVTTLVYFVLDPETGQIDLSNAGHLPPLVVAENTEPWLLRAEPGTPLGVSSQRGHHNFFVQPGNTVVLYSDGLVENRKRSVAAGLDELVSMASQAPPGVVGDPQEVLNYLVEGMLTGYEQDDDVTLLAVHLPVLQPELDK from the coding sequence GTGCCCAGTCTTGGGACGCTGGACTCCGCGCTGTTGGAGGTCCTGCTCAAGGAAGCCCCGCTCGGTTTCGCCTTCTTCGACACCCAGTACAGGTTCCAGCGGGTCAACCGCACCCTCGCTGCTGTCTACGGGAAGTCCGCGGCGGACTGCCAGGGGCGGACACCAGCGGAGGTGCTGGAGTGCGCGGGAGACGTGGCCGAGCACGAGCGGGCGCTTGCTGCGGTGCTTGCAGGGGAGCCGACGGTCTACAGCGACCAGCGGATACTCTCCGCTCCGCGTTCCGGCAACCACGACGCGCAGCCGTGGGCGATGTCGTGGTTCCCCGCCCACCAGCAGGACGGTGGGATAGCGGGCGTCGTGCTCATCACGCTCGACCTGAGCGACGAGCAGGCGGTGGAAGCGGCGCTGCGCCGGGGCGAGGAGCGGTACCGTTCGCTGCTCAGAGCGACGAACCAGATCGTGTGGTCCGCCCGTCCCGACGGCAACATCGCCGAGGACTGCCCGGAGTGGCGGGCCATCACCGGGCAGAGCGTCGAACAGTACCTCGGCCAGGGGTGGCTGGAGACGATCCACCCCGACGACCGTCAGCGGGTGGAGCACCTCTGGCAGGAGGCCGTCGCCGACTCCACCGGTTTCGACACGACGTTCCGGGTGCGCTCGCAGTCCGGCGACTTCCGGAACTTCCGTTCCCGGGCGGTCCCCATCATGCGCGGCGGCGCCGTCATCGAGTGGGTCGGTGCCAACATCGACGTCACGACACAACACGAGGCCGACGACATGCGCCAGCGCCTCACCCAACAGCTCGGTGAGGCGGCGTTGCGGACCGTCCGGCTGCAGAAGGCCACGTCCGATCTCGCCGAGGCGCTGACCGTGGACCAGGTTGTGCGGGCGATCGCGGAGATCGGCTGGACAGCGGTGGGAGCGGACCGTACCGCCGTGGCGCAGTTGGACCGGGAGCGGTTGCGGCTACGGGTACTGAGTCAGCGGGAGGACGACGTCCCGGGTGACCAGCCGGAGGAGGCCGGGCTGGAGTATCCGGGAACCATGTCGCAAGCGGCCCGGGAGCGGAAGCCGTTCATCGCGGGAAACCCGCTGGAGTTGCGTGCCCTCCTGCACGACGCCCCCTCGGTCACCGAGTTCCTGGCCGGTACCGACGAACAGGCGTGGGTGGCGCTCCCGCTGGTCAGTGCCGGGCTGCCGATCGGAGCGCTGCGGTTCGCGTTCACCAGTCAGCGTGAGATATCCGAGGAGGAGCGCGTTTTCCTGGAAGCGCTGGCGGGGCAGTGCGCTCTGGCGCTGGAGCGGGCGACGCTCTTCGAGCGGGAGCACCGCACGGCCGAAGCGCTGCAGAAGAGTCTGCTTCCGGAGGAGCTTCCCGAGGTCAAGGGCGTTCGGATGCAGTCCTCGTACAGTCCGGGGACACAGCACGTCCAGGTGGGCGGGGACTGGTACGACGCGTTCCCGCTGCCGGACGGCCGGGTCGCGGGGGTGCTCGGCGACGTCATGGGCAAGGGGATCAAGGCCGCCACCGGAATGAGCCGGGTCCGGAACGCGTTGCGGGCCCTGGCGTTCAGCATGCCCGAACCCGCCGAGGTGATGACCGGGCTTGACCGCATGTTCGACGCCACCGAGGAAGTGGACCAAGTGACAACGTTGGTTTACTTCGTGCTTGACCCGGAAACAGGTCAGATCGATCTCAGTAACGCGGGGCACCTGCCGCCGCTGGTGGTGGCGGAGAACACGGAGCCCTGGTTGCTGCGCGCTGAACCAGGAACACCACTCGGAGTGAGTTCGCAACGGGGGCACCACAATTTTTTCGTACAACCCGGTAACACTGTCGTGCTCTACTCCGATGGACTTGTTGAGAACCGGAAGCGTTCCGTCGCCGCCGGTCTCGACGAACTTGTCAGCATGGCGTCCCAGGCGCCGCCGGGGGTGGTGGGTGATCCACAGGAAGTACTCAACTACCTTGTTGAGGGCATGCTCACAGGGTATGAGCAGGACGATGACGTCACACTGCTCGCCGTGCACCTCCCGGTGCTCCAACCGGAGCTTGATAAGTGA
- a CDS encoding tyrosine-protein phosphatase has protein sequence MTNNSPILAAAPNFRDVGGYATHNGERVRSGVLYRAGTLHRLEESDLAALRSLGLRQVVDLRTETERAREADRIPDGAEYVPLDVTPTKSPPSAPAGEREPRSHGSPAPGSSGTPEAPSPNADLVTLLADAERAHALLADNGAERFMHGVNRMLVASDEACSGYRELIQRAAAGPGALVFHCSAGKDRTGWGAAVLLRLLGVPTETVVADYLASNARLGGLEDWAHLLVRNYGFAPEAFLPLVEVRREYLETAFAEADRLHGSFDAYVRDGLGISQRTVRELRERMLEPRS, from the coding sequence GTGACGAACAATTCACCCATACTTGCCGCGGCCCCCAACTTTCGCGACGTCGGGGGCTATGCCACACATAACGGGGAGCGTGTGCGTAGCGGGGTGCTCTACCGCGCGGGTACCCTGCACAGGCTGGAGGAGTCCGACCTCGCGGCGCTGCGTTCCCTGGGACTGCGCCAGGTGGTCGACCTCCGCACGGAGACGGAGCGTGCGCGGGAGGCGGACCGGATTCCGGACGGAGCCGAGTACGTGCCCCTGGACGTCACGCCCACCAAAAGCCCGCCGTCCGCGCCGGCGGGAGAGCGTGAGCCCCGCTCCCACGGTTCCCCCGCGCCGGGCAGCAGCGGCACCCCGGAAGCTCCCTCCCCCAACGCCGACCTCGTCACCCTCCTCGCCGACGCCGAGCGCGCCCACGCACTGCTGGCGGACAACGGGGCGGAGCGGTTCATGCACGGGGTGAACCGGATGCTCGTCGCCAGCGACGAGGCGTGCTCCGGTTACCGGGAGCTCATCCAGCGGGCCGCGGCCGGGCCCGGGGCGCTCGTGTTCCACTGCAGCGCGGGAAAGGACCGTACCGGGTGGGGGGCGGCGGTCCTGCTGCGCCTGCTCGGCGTCCCCACGGAGACGGTCGTCGCCGACTACCTCGCCAGCAACGCGCGGCTGGGCGGGCTCGAGGACTGGGCGCACCTGCTGGTCCGGAACTATGGCTTCGCCCCGGAAGCCTTCCTCCCGCTGGTGGAAGTGCGCCGGGAGTACCTGGAGACGGCGTTCGCGGAGGCGGACCGCCTGCACGGCTCGTTCGACGCCTACGTCCGCGACGGTCTGGGAATCTCCCAACGCACCGTGCGGGAGCTGCGGGAACGCATGCTGGAACCCCGGTCATAA
- a CDS encoding nucleotidyltransferase family protein translates to MNRSTTPINQAIILAGGQATRLRPYTDTRPKAMVEVADRPIIDYQLEWLAEYGVEHVVVSCGYKADVLREHLNTRRGGPEITLLVEEEPLGRGGALRYASSGLREGQGACYALNGDVLTWFSLEEFTDYHREKGGLATLALAQYRTNWGIVDVTEDGTIEGFTQSPLLPFWINAGVYVFEREALALLPEEGDHEATTFPDLAAEGRLFGYRINAFWRGVDTVKDVKEASEQIPALRSGT, encoded by the coding sequence ATGAACCGATCCACCACTCCCATCAACCAGGCCATCATCCTCGCCGGCGGTCAGGCGACCCGGCTGCGTCCCTACACCGACACCCGCCCCAAAGCCATGGTGGAGGTGGCCGACCGGCCGATCATCGACTACCAGCTGGAGTGGCTCGCCGAGTACGGCGTGGAACACGTGGTCGTCTCCTGCGGGTACAAGGCCGACGTCCTGCGGGAGCACCTCAACACCCGCCGCGGTGGCCCCGAGATCACACTGCTGGTCGAGGAGGAGCCGTTGGGACGCGGCGGGGCGCTGCGTTACGCCTCCTCCGGTCTGCGGGAGGGCCAGGGAGCCTGCTACGCCCTGAACGGCGACGTTCTCACGTGGTTCTCGCTGGAGGAGTTCACCGACTACCACCGCGAGAAGGGCGGGCTGGCGACGTTGGCGCTCGCCCAGTACCGGACGAACTGGGGAATCGTGGACGTGACGGAGGACGGCACGATCGAGGGGTTCACGCAGAGCCCGTTGCTGCCGTTCTGGATCAACGCGGGGGTGTACGTCTTCGAGCGGGAAGCCCTGGCGCTGCTTCCGGAGGAGGGAGACCACGAGGCCACCACCTTCCCGGATCTCGCGGCCGAGGGGCGTCTCTTCGGGTACCGGATCAACGCGTTCTGGCGGGGGGTCGACACGGTCAAGGACGTCAAGGAGGCCAGCGAGCAGATCCCCGCCCTGCGGAGCGGAACGTGA
- a CDS encoding AAA family ATPase, whose translation MPSADHSRTGREPRQTSPVERLRARYYRHPPRNRLLAGAAVIVAVAVLAFLLGVPVPAAVGVTLASLLVFAALMRSTEAVATTSVSLVWLGLAFVLFQVPIPTADSAVLLLLPLLPLSVSVVATRIPEFPVWHTTLLALLVGLIVGLAVALAGMLTSAFPPALGLVLTAAASGAALGWRFVAAYRLRRGMHNRDGTATRRPDDANRRPRFRPGSTVPARGASGPSAANAPGDGDDPPAVSADEALAELENMIGLEPVKQEVRALAASIEAARLRADAGYSVERPLRHLVFSGPPGTGKTSVARTLARVFHAFGLLPSSRVVEAQRADLVGEYLGATAIKTNQLIDSALGGVLFVDEAYSLVNDGDGQPDRFGNEAVQTLLKRAEDDRNGLVIILAGYRDEMERFLASNPGLASRFDTRVTFPSFSAAELQRIAESLLEQRGEAIAEEARPALQRRFEQVQQREVVDELGNGRFARSLVEKATEARDVRVVTAQQGRNRPDTGELVTVRATDITSAFTELTGRLSGFAEPPDVEEALAELDDMIGLEPVKRQVRSIVAQLQVAKLREEQGLRNQPPMRHFVFTGPPGTGKTSVARILGRVFAALGLLSRPDVVEAQRLDLVGEHLGATAIKTGKLVDRALGGVLFVDEAYSLDNPGYSGGDAFGAEAVQTLLKRAEDDRSRLVVVLAGYPAEMERFLASNSGLSSRFNIRVGFPSYTPGELTEIADGVAESAGDVFEEAARADLRRIFDYVCSAGWIDELGNGRFVRSLFEKACAHRDLRVSQDYGNSATAAELTVVTREDVRNAYAEVTQG comes from the coding sequence ATGCCGAGTGCGGACCACTCCCGAACGGGTCGGGAGCCACGACAGACGTCCCCGGTGGAACGCCTCCGCGCCCGCTACTACCGGCATCCGCCACGCAACCGCCTGCTCGCGGGCGCTGCTGTCATTGTGGCTGTCGCCGTTCTGGCGTTCCTCCTCGGAGTCCCGGTCCCGGCAGCCGTCGGTGTGACACTCGCGTCCCTCCTGGTGTTCGCGGCGTTGATGCGCTCCACGGAGGCCGTGGCGACGACGTCGGTGAGCCTGGTGTGGCTGGGGCTCGCCTTCGTGCTGTTCCAGGTCCCGATCCCCACCGCCGACTCGGCGGTCCTGCTGCTGTTACCGCTGTTACCGCTGTCGGTTTCGGTGGTGGCCACCCGGATCCCCGAGTTCCCGGTGTGGCACACGACCCTGCTCGCTCTGCTCGTCGGGCTCATCGTGGGACTGGCGGTGGCGCTGGCCGGGATGCTCACCTCGGCGTTCCCACCAGCGCTGGGGCTCGTCCTCACGGCGGCGGCGTCCGGCGCGGCGCTGGGATGGCGGTTCGTGGCCGCCTACCGGTTGCGCCGCGGCATGCACAACCGGGACGGCACCGCCACCCGACGACCGGACGACGCCAACCGGCGCCCCCGGTTCCGCCCCGGTTCGACCGTGCCGGCACGCGGTGCCAGCGGGCCGTCCGCCGCGAACGCGCCGGGTGACGGGGACGATCCCCCGGCCGTCTCGGCGGACGAGGCCCTGGCCGAACTCGAGAACATGATCGGGCTCGAGCCGGTGAAGCAGGAGGTGCGCGCGCTCGCCGCCTCCATCGAAGCGGCCCGGCTGCGTGCCGATGCGGGCTACAGCGTGGAACGGCCGTTACGCCACCTGGTGTTCTCCGGGCCTCCCGGAACGGGGAAAACCAGCGTGGCGCGCACACTGGCGCGGGTTTTCCACGCCTTCGGACTCCTGCCCTCCTCCCGCGTCGTCGAGGCGCAACGCGCCGACCTGGTGGGGGAGTACCTGGGAGCGACCGCGATCAAGACCAACCAGCTCATCGACAGTGCCCTGGGCGGGGTGCTGTTCGTCGACGAGGCGTACTCCCTGGTGAACGACGGGGACGGGCAACCCGACCGCTTCGGGAACGAGGCGGTGCAGACCCTGCTGAAACGCGCCGAGGACGACCGCAACGGGTTGGTGATCATCCTGGCGGGCTACCGGGACGAGATGGAGCGTTTCCTGGCCTCCAACCCGGGTCTGGCGTCCCGGTTCGACACCCGTGTCACGTTTCCCAGCTTCTCCGCGGCGGAGCTGCAGCGCATCGCGGAATCACTGCTGGAACAGCGCGGCGAGGCCATCGCGGAGGAGGCGCGGCCCGCGCTGCAACGGAGGTTCGAGCAGGTCCAGCAACGGGAGGTCGTCGACGAACTGGGCAACGGACGGTTCGCCCGCTCGCTCGTCGAGAAGGCGACCGAGGCCCGCGACGTGCGCGTCGTCACCGCGCAGCAGGGCAGGAACCGACCGGACACCGGAGAGCTGGTCACGGTGCGCGCCACGGACATCACGAGCGCTTTCACCGAACTGACCGGACGGCTCTCCGGTTTCGCGGAGCCTCCGGACGTGGAGGAGGCACTGGCCGAGCTGGACGACATGATCGGTCTGGAACCGGTCAAACGCCAGGTCCGCTCGATCGTGGCACAGCTGCAGGTGGCCAAGCTGCGCGAGGAGCAGGGGCTGCGGAACCAGCCGCCGATGCGGCACTTCGTCTTCACCGGACCGCCCGGCACCGGCAAGACCTCGGTGGCACGCATCCTCGGACGGGTCTTCGCCGCCCTGGGACTGCTCAGCCGCCCGGATGTCGTCGAGGCGCAGCGTCTGGACCTGGTCGGCGAGCACCTGGGAGCGACCGCGATCAAGACCGGGAAGCTCGTCGACCGGGCACTGGGGGGCGTGCTGTTCGTGGACGAGGCCTACTCCCTGGACAACCCCGGATACAGCGGCGGCGACGCGTTCGGGGCCGAGGCGGTGCAGACCCTGCTGAAACGCGCCGAGGACGACCGTTCCAGACTCGTGGTCGTGCTCGCCGGCTACCCCGCGGAGATGGAGCGGTTCCTCGCGAGCAACTCCGGCCTCTCCTCCCGCTTCAACATCCGCGTGGGTTTCCCCAGCTACACTCCCGGCGAGCTGACCGAGATCGCCGACGGTGTGGCGGAGAGCGCCGGCGACGTTTTCGAGGAGGCGGCGCGCGCGGACCTCCGGCGGATCTTCGACTACGTCTGTTCCGCCGGCTGGATCGACGAACTCGGTAACGGCCGGTTCGTCCGCTCGCTGTTCGAGAAAGCGTGCGCTCACCGGGACCTGCGTGTCTCCCAGGACTACGGGAACTCCGCCACCGCCGCGGAACTCACCGTGGTCACCCGCGAGGACGTCCGCAACGCTTACGCCGAGGTCACCCAAGGGTAG
- a CDS encoding ribonuclease HII, translating into MADTSSNPTPSYALEHELSENGAGVIAGVDEVGRGAWAGPVLVCAAVTDGTAPPAGLTDSKKLTPKRRAEVDDLLRTWVGDYAFGRAEPAEIDELGLTESLRVAANRALEGLRERPDTVLLDGRHDYLGPPWRVRTEVAADLSCVSVAAASVLAKVERDTFMAGLDGHYPGYGFATAVGYPSPVHRAALGEHGPTPHHRVSWSYMDRLPRWRHLRKPKPNRGAQLPLL; encoded by the coding sequence GTGGCCGACACCTCCTCGAACCCAACGCCCAGTTACGCGTTGGAACACGAACTGTCCGAGAACGGCGCCGGCGTCATCGCCGGAGTCGACGAAGTGGGACGGGGAGCCTGGGCGGGTCCGGTGCTCGTGTGCGCCGCCGTCACCGACGGAACCGCGCCTCCCGCAGGGCTGACCGACTCCAAGAAGCTCACCCCCAAACGCCGCGCGGAGGTCGACGACCTCCTCCGCACCTGGGTCGGAGACTACGCGTTCGGGCGGGCGGAGCCGGCCGAGATCGACGAGCTCGGGCTCACCGAATCCCTGCGCGTGGCAGCTAACCGCGCGCTGGAAGGGCTGCGCGAGCGGCCCGACACGGTCCTCCTGGACGGCAGGCACGACTACCTCGGGCCGCCCTGGCGGGTACGTACCGAAGTGGCGGCCGACCTCTCCTGCGTGTCGGTCGCCGCGGCGTCCGTCCTGGCCAAGGTGGAACGCGACACGTTCATGGCGGGCCTGGACGGGCACTACCCGGGCTACGGGTTCGCCACCGCCGTCGGCTACCCCTCACCCGTGCACCGCGCGGCTCTGGGGGAGCACGGGCCCACTCCCCACCACCGGGTGAGCTGGTCGTACATGGACCGGCTGCCGCGGTGGCGACACCTGCGCAAACCCAAGCCCAACCGTGGCGCCCAGCTTCCGCTGCTCTGA
- a CDS encoding SPFH domain-containing protein → MSQATETSPPKHNGSSIKEALASWGDIARLLRGGDQGALVPVVIPRDSRGLTWTMLVWFAVYMLLTTLMLLTVGAQAFVGWTATPVAVVALIAMALGLLWWWRSAVVEIEQGTIGILTKYGAVVGQLDPGRHYLWHPWSRVDFVVDISTEVPYTAPVLACPTHENVPLKSIEFFLKFRITDAVAFVRTIGASNFDLVLSNAVQDAIRQRSRRVLTESAYDLRGSDVADMQDLLNRQLSRYGVQIMGCNIPDVQLPSQYQQHLATRERVAKELTAYEQEWELTRKRRIDTLLMDIERSKKTRDAKIVEVNAAVNKARKDVAQTLEEQETEAQRVRDEIETRGRADLVAAQNEAKAQRRLATSYRDNRAMLQYELARRRIDVGATLAEHAPEPLVVRTQGESSEASTLSTMVLARMLPELGERSSKRPSGEKRKSAAEEGSGSDAFQQVQGSVAAAAERRNAGSQQD, encoded by the coding sequence ATGAGCCAGGCCACTGAGACATCCCCGCCGAAGCACAACGGGTCCAGCATCAAGGAGGCGCTCGCCTCCTGGGGCGACATCGCCCGCCTGCTACGCGGCGGAGACCAGGGAGCGCTCGTCCCGGTCGTGATCCCCCGGGACAGCCGCGGACTGACGTGGACGATGCTGGTCTGGTTCGCGGTGTACATGCTGCTGACCACCCTGATGCTGCTCACGGTCGGGGCCCAGGCGTTCGTGGGCTGGACCGCGACGCCCGTGGCGGTGGTCGCGCTGATCGCCATGGCACTGGGCCTGCTGTGGTGGTGGCGTTCCGCGGTCGTGGAGATCGAGCAGGGAACGATCGGGATCCTGACGAAATACGGGGCCGTGGTGGGCCAGCTCGACCCGGGGCGGCACTACCTGTGGCACCCGTGGTCGCGCGTGGACTTCGTGGTGGACATCTCCACCGAGGTTCCCTACACCGCACCGGTCCTGGCGTGCCCCACGCACGAGAACGTCCCGCTGAAGTCGATCGAGTTCTTCCTGAAGTTCCGCATCACCGACGCGGTGGCGTTCGTCCGGACGATCGGGGCCAGTAACTTCGACCTCGTGCTGTCCAACGCGGTGCAGGACGCGATCCGCCAGCGCAGCCGGCGGGTGCTCACCGAGAGCGCCTACGACCTGCGCGGCTCCGACGTCGCCGACATGCAGGACCTGCTCAACCGGCAGCTGAGCCGCTACGGCGTGCAGATCATGGGGTGCAACATCCCCGACGTGCAGCTCCCCAGCCAGTACCAGCAGCACCTGGCGACCCGGGAACGGGTGGCCAAGGAGCTCACCGCCTACGAGCAGGAGTGGGAGCTCACGCGTAAGCGCCGGATCGACACGCTGCTGATGGACATCGAACGCTCCAAGAAGACCCGGGACGCCAAGATCGTCGAGGTCAACGCGGCGGTGAACAAGGCCCGCAAGGACGTCGCCCAGACGTTGGAGGAGCAGGAGACCGAAGCGCAGCGGGTGCGGGACGAGATCGAGACCCGGGGCCGGGCGGATCTGGTCGCGGCGCAGAACGAGGCGAAAGCCCAGCGGCGGCTGGCCACCTCCTACCGGGACAACCGCGCCATGCTGCAGTACGAGCTCGCCCGGCGCCGGATCGACGTGGGCGCGACTCTGGCGGAGCACGCGCCGGAGCCGTTGGTGGTGCGAACGCAGGGCGAGAGCAGTGAGGCCTCGACGCTGTCCACGATGGTGTTGGCCAGGATGCTGCCCGAGCTCGGAGAGCGGTCGTCCAAACGCCCCTCCGGGGAGAAGCGGAAATCCGCCGCGGAGGAGGGCTCGGGTTCCGACGCGTTCCAACAGGTGCAGGGGTCGGTAGCGGCGGCGGCCGAACGCCGTAACGCGGGGTCCCAGCAGGATTAG
- a CDS encoding SPFH domain-containing protein, whose protein sequence is MSFAENVRGAATTIAQGGDAKEAVTNAVGEAAEGSGLDPGDFLAAREQGASVGTRIEQQSTSLDNAGEALNRSSFDRDNNGSVHVICPMVIPRGRTFTALLPVILLAVAGVIGQLATYPYFTLVIGVPALLNPWFGVHYWVVLIGFAAFVWWRRGMVMVPDGCQALITKFGKLEEVVGPGRVTLFNPWKRVSYIVNTTREYPFNAPIREAPTKSGVQASIDLFVQFRIEDPEQFIFVLGAVQGFEEKLNNAVSETTRSLIYGQEASGIYDMVGENTADLLEQLNQQFLPAVRLTNANITHAEPSNQEYRMDLAAPEMVRVEKEAYTYEYELQLRKEQNEGDLNKELASLNERLSSIQAEIAQYQAQMDTALERESNRARAVARKRFVEAESTANANAALLEAQALDIRAVSAAEAPEILDYRYQKELLDKLESVADSLPQVLHIGDGDTDSVNFLSIARSIIGETDASLFSEEDMAAIRERLSEISDRISEREAEINELLEAEERSVVPDAEDSADSDTGEDQVAEIRDSVTDEDLDEKLSAVTDAPPEGADSTGVPRTAPDQEGTE, encoded by the coding sequence ATGTCCTTCGCGGAGAATGTGCGTGGGGCCGCTACCACGATCGCCCAGGGCGGCGACGCGAAGGAGGCGGTCACCAACGCGGTCGGCGAGGCAGCTGAGGGAAGCGGACTCGATCCCGGAGACTTCCTGGCCGCCCGAGAACAGGGCGCCTCGGTCGGCACCAGGATCGAGCAGCAGAGCACCTCGCTGGACAACGCGGGCGAGGCCCTCAACCGCAGTTCTTTCGACCGGGACAACAACGGGTCGGTGCACGTCATCTGCCCGATGGTGATCCCGCGTGGCCGGACCTTCACCGCCCTACTGCCCGTGATCCTCCTGGCGGTGGCGGGGGTGATCGGACAGCTGGCCACCTACCCCTACTTCACCCTGGTGATCGGTGTCCCGGCGCTGCTGAACCCCTGGTTCGGGGTGCACTACTGGGTCGTCCTGATCGGGTTCGCCGCGTTCGTGTGGTGGCGTCGGGGGATGGTCATGGTGCCGGACGGCTGCCAGGCGCTCATCACGAAGTTCGGCAAGCTCGAAGAGGTCGTCGGCCCGGGGCGCGTCACCCTCTTCAACCCGTGGAAACGCGTCTCCTACATCGTGAACACCACACGGGAGTACCCGTTCAACGCCCCGATACGCGAGGCGCCGACCAAGAGCGGGGTCCAGGCCTCGATCGACCTGTTCGTGCAGTTCCGGATCGAGGACCCGGAACAGTTCATCTTCGTGCTCGGCGCGGTCCAGGGGTTCGAGGAGAAGCTGAACAACGCGGTCAGCGAGACCACGCGGAGCCTGATCTACGGTCAGGAGGCCTCCGGGATCTACGACATGGTCGGGGAGAACACCGCGGACCTCCTGGAGCAGCTCAACCAGCAGTTCCTGCCGGCGGTGCGGCTGACCAACGCCAACATCACCCACGCCGAACCCTCCAACCAGGAGTACCGGATGGACCTGGCCGCTCCGGAGATGGTCCGGGTGGAGAAGGAGGCCTACACCTACGAGTACGAGCTGCAGCTCCGCAAGGAGCAGAACGAGGGGGACCTGAACAAGGAACTCGCCTCGCTCAACGAGCGGCTCTCCTCCATCCAGGCCGAGATCGCCCAGTACCAGGCGCAGATGGACACGGCGCTGGAGCGCGAGTCCAACCGGGCCCGGGCCGTGGCGCGGAAGCGTTTCGTCGAGGCGGAGAGCACCGCTAACGCCAACGCGGCCCTGCTGGAGGCCCAGGCCCTGGACATCCGCGCGGTCAGCGCCGCCGAGGCACCGGAGATCCTCGACTACCGCTACCAGAAGGAGCTGTTGGACAAGCTGGAGTCCGTCGCTGACAGCCTCCCGCAGGTACTGCACATTGGGGACGGCGACACCGACAGCGTGAACTTCCTGAGTATCGCGCGCAGCATCATCGGCGAGACCGACGCCTCCCTGTTCTCCGAGGAGGACATGGCAGCTATCCGGGAGCGGCTGTCGGAGATCTCGGATCGGATCTCCGAACGGGAGGCCGAGATCAACGAGCTGCTGGAGGCCGAGGAGCGTTCGGTGGTGCCGGACGCGGAGGACAGCGCCGACTCCGACACCGGTGAGGACCAGGTCGCGGAGATCCGCGACTCCGTGACCGATGAGGACCTCGACGAGAAGCTGAGCGCGGTCACCGACGCACCGCCGGAGGGTGCGGACTCCACCGGCGTGCCGCGCACCGCTCCGGACCAGGAGGGCACCGAATGA
- a CDS encoding CBS domain-containing protein encodes MLIAEILRATGSTVVTVGPETTVARLLTELARHNIGAAVVTEGGRLAGIASERDVVRRLDERGAELLHEPVSTIMTAAVITCTKQDTVDELTVLMTENRVRHVPVLSRGVLVGIVSIGDVVKSRISQLERDRQQLEAYITQG; translated from the coding sequence ATGCTGATCGCGGAGATACTGCGCGCAACAGGGTCGACCGTGGTGACGGTTGGTCCGGAGACCACCGTGGCCCGTCTCCTGACCGAACTGGCCAGGCACAACATCGGCGCCGCGGTGGTGACCGAGGGCGGGCGTCTCGCGGGTATCGCCTCCGAGCGCGACGTCGTCCGCCGTCTGGACGAACGGGGGGCGGAACTGCTCCACGAGCCCGTGTCAACGATTATGACCGCAGCCGTCATCACCTGCACGAAACAGGACACGGTGGACGAACTCACGGTGCTGATGACGGAGAACCGTGTCCGCCATGTTCCCGTCCTCTCCCGCGGCGTACTCGTCGGGATCGTGAGCATCGGTGATGTGGTGAAAAGCCGTATCAGCCAGCTCGAACGCGACCGTCAACAACTGGAGGCCTACATCACCCAGGGATAG
- a CDS encoding helix-turn-helix domain-containing protein, whose product MNKKMGYRWHLRQLMAAKEMFQTTDLIPLLAERGINLSREQVFRLVTQPPQRLSMDVLAALCDILDCTPNDLIEVEAVNQQVSKDATTGARPPAPGAQRTTIRRPEGL is encoded by the coding sequence ATGAACAAGAAGATGGGATACCGCTGGCACCTGCGCCAGCTCATGGCCGCCAAGGAGATGTTCCAGACCACCGACCTGATCCCCCTGCTGGCCGAACGCGGCATCAACCTCTCCCGGGAGCAGGTCTTCCGCCTGGTCACCCAGCCCCCGCAGCGGCTCTCGATGGACGTGCTCGCCGCCCTGTGCGACATCCTCGACTGCACCCCCAACGACCTCATCGAGGTCGAAGCCGTCAACCAGCAGGTCAGCAAGGACGCAACGACAGGCGCACGGCCCCCCGCACCAGGGGCGCAGCGAACCACGATCCGCCGCCCCGAAGGGCTGTGA